In a genomic window of Bradyrhizobium ontarionense:
- the fliP gene encoding flagellar type III secretion system pore protein FliP (The bacterial flagellar biogenesis protein FliP forms a type III secretion system (T3SS)-type pore required for flagellar assembly.) encodes MRPAFFPRRVVVPAVLIAGSSLAGSAAAQDISINLGAGNGGVTERAVQLIALLTVLSIAPSILIMMTSFTRIVVVLSLLRTAMGTATAPPNSVIIALAMFLTAFVMGPVLQKSYDDGIRPLIENQIGVEDALQRASVPLRGFMQKNVREKDLKLFLDLSGEAPPATPDDLSLRILVPAFMISELKRAFEIGFLLFLPFLIIDLVVASVLMSMGMMMLPPVVVSLPFKLIFFVLVDGWSLVAGSLVQSYGG; translated from the coding sequence GTGAGACCGGCTTTCTTTCCGCGTAGAGTTGTTGTCCCCGCTGTCCTGATCGCCGGCAGTTCTCTGGCGGGGAGCGCGGCTGCCCAGGACATCAGCATCAATCTCGGAGCGGGCAATGGCGGCGTCACCGAGCGTGCGGTCCAGCTGATCGCGCTGCTCACGGTGCTCTCGATCGCACCGTCGATCCTGATCATGATGACGTCGTTCACGCGCATCGTCGTCGTGCTGTCGCTGCTGCGGACCGCGATGGGCACGGCAACCGCCCCGCCCAACTCGGTCATCATCGCGCTCGCGATGTTCCTGACCGCCTTCGTGATGGGACCGGTGCTGCAGAAGTCCTACGACGATGGCATCCGCCCGCTGATCGAGAACCAGATCGGCGTCGAGGACGCGCTGCAACGCGCCTCGGTGCCGCTGCGCGGCTTCATGCAGAAGAACGTGCGCGAGAAGGATCTGAAGCTGTTCCTGGACCTCTCGGGCGAGGCGCCGCCGGCTACGCCCGACGACCTGTCGCTGCGCATCCTGGTGCCGGCCTTCATGATCTCGGAACTCAAGCGCGCCTTCGAGATCGGCTTCCTCTTGTTCCTGCCGTTCCTGATCATCGACCTCGTGGTCGCCTCCGTGCTGATGTCGATGGGCATGATGATGCTGCCGCCCGTGGTGGTGTCGCTGCCGTTCAAGCTGATCTTCTTCGTGCTGGTCGACGGCTGGTCGCTGGTGGCCGGCAGCCTGGTACAGAGCTACGGCGGGTAG
- a CDS encoding flagellar biosynthetic protein FliO, producing the protein MQALTFFFAFVAVLALIGLAAWLVRRFAGNRLGTNPNRGRMPRLAVIDAAAVDGRRRLVLVRRDNIEHLLMIGGPTDIVVESNIVRAMPAREQLPQRPGINAEPPAARIAPLPETTSWTDNEPKTETAEHPEPQMPELPSRPQRPSFIDEVRRAAPVPAERREPPPAFPPESPLPPRRAELRQDPRGEGRAEARGDEQRPERLPRGEPGIPRPLRPAAPQRQADAPRPPEGPGLPSARAAERAERAERAERAAAPPPPPLPPVAVMPPPPPPPPPAPPEQSAEANLAEMAQRLEAALRRPSAEPPAAAAAGPLRAAARNELPPPPAAPIKTNFENLEDEMASLLGRPKSSQ; encoded by the coding sequence ATGCAGGCGCTGACGTTCTTCTTTGCATTCGTAGCCGTGCTGGCACTGATCGGCCTTGCCGCGTGGCTGGTTCGTCGATTCGCCGGCAATCGCCTGGGCACCAATCCGAATCGCGGCCGGATGCCCCGGCTCGCCGTGATCGACGCTGCCGCCGTGGACGGCCGCCGCCGGCTCGTGCTGGTGCGTCGTGACAACATCGAGCACCTGCTGATGATCGGCGGGCCGACCGACATCGTGGTCGAATCGAACATCGTGCGCGCCATGCCGGCGCGCGAGCAGTTGCCGCAGCGTCCCGGCATCAATGCCGAGCCGCCTGCGGCGCGCATCGCGCCGTTGCCGGAGACGACGTCGTGGACCGACAACGAGCCGAAGACTGAAACTGCCGAACATCCCGAACCGCAGATGCCGGAGCTGCCGTCGCGTCCGCAGCGCCCGTCCTTCATCGATGAGGTCCGCCGCGCCGCGCCCGTCCCGGCGGAGCGCCGTGAGCCGCCACCGGCGTTCCCACCTGAGTCGCCGCTGCCGCCTCGCCGCGCCGAGTTGCGCCAGGATCCGCGTGGAGAAGGTCGGGCGGAAGCGCGCGGCGACGAACAGCGCCCCGAGCGGCTGCCGCGCGGCGAGCCGGGAATTCCGCGCCCGCTGCGGCCGGCCGCCCCCCAGCGGCAGGCCGACGCCCCGCGTCCGCCGGAGGGCCCCGGGCTGCCATCGGCGCGCGCCGCTGAACGCGCCGAGCGCGCTGAACGGGCCGAGCGGGCGGCCGCGCCACCGCCTCCGCCGCTCCCGCCGGTTGCAGTGATGCCCCCGCCTCCACCGCCGCCCCCTCCCGCGCCCCCGGAGCAGAGCGCCGAGGCCAACCTCGCCGAGATGGCGCAGCGTCTCGAGGCGGCCTTGCGGCGGCCGTCGGCCGAGCCGCCGGCTGCTGCTGCGGCCGGGCCGCTCCGTGCAGCCGCCCGCAACGAACTGCCGCCGCCGCCCGCGGCGCCGATCAAGACGAACTTCGAGAATCTGGAAGACGAGATGGCTTCGCTGTTGGGCCGTCCGAAGTCCTCTCAGTGA
- the fliR gene encoding flagellar biosynthetic protein FliR, translated as MRIDISFLPALAAVFMLVFARIGAMVMLLPGLGEVNIPVRIKLATALLLTMIVLPLHRQAYQVDLQSLAPLLVMMIHEIVIGIVLGATARVTLSALQVAGAVIAQQMGLGFVTAVDPTQGQQGVLIGNFLTMLGVTLLFSTDSHHLVIAALSDSYKIFAPGELIPSGDVASLATKAFAAAFKIGLQLSAPFLVFGLVFNIGLGVLARLMPQMQVYFVGAPLSILIGFLIFALVLTAMMGTFLGYFEGVIHDLTPR; from the coding sequence ATGCGCATCGATATCTCGTTCCTTCCGGCGCTGGCGGCGGTGTTCATGCTGGTCTTCGCGCGTATCGGCGCGATGGTGATGCTGCTGCCGGGCCTCGGCGAGGTCAACATTCCCGTCCGCATCAAGCTCGCCACCGCGCTGCTGCTCACGATGATCGTGCTGCCGCTGCACCGTCAGGCCTATCAGGTCGACCTGCAGTCGCTGGCGCCGCTGCTGGTGATGATGATACACGAGATCGTGATCGGCATCGTGCTCGGCGCGACCGCGCGCGTGACGCTGTCGGCGCTGCAGGTCGCCGGCGCCGTGATCGCGCAGCAGATGGGGCTCGGCTTCGTCACGGCGGTCGATCCGACGCAAGGCCAGCAGGGCGTGCTGATCGGCAACTTCCTCACCATGCTCGGGGTGACCTTGCTGTTCTCGACCGACAGCCATCACCTCGTGATCGCGGCGCTCAGCGACAGCTACAAGATCTTCGCGCCCGGCGAGCTGATTCCGAGCGGCGACGTCGCCTCGCTCGCAACCAAGGCCTTTGCCGCCGCCTTCAAGATCGGCCTGCAGCTCTCGGCGCCGTTCCTGGTGTTCGGGCTGGTCTTCAACATCGGGCTCGGCGTGCTGGCGCGGCTGATGCCGCAGATGCAGGTCTATTTCGTCGGAGCGCCGCTCTCCATCCTGATCGGCTTCCTGATCTTCGCGCTGGTGCTGACCGCGATGATGGGAACGTTCCTCGGCTATTTCGAAGGCGTCATTCACGACTTGACGCCGCGGTGA
- the flgB gene encoding flagellar basal body rod protein FlgB produces MAINDLPVLSALRTKMQWHQERQRVLSENVSNSDTPNFKPRDLVEPKFDSAGQAVGGFAPVALVRTSAAHIAPSAGESTSFDQNRKVGFLTRPAGNAVSLEEEMLKVSANQMDYAAATSLYGKSLHLLKTAIGKG; encoded by the coding sequence ATGGCCATCAACGATCTGCCGGTGTTGTCGGCGCTGCGTACCAAGATGCAGTGGCACCAGGAGCGCCAGCGCGTCCTGTCCGAGAACGTATCCAATTCGGACACGCCGAACTTCAAGCCGCGCGATCTCGTCGAGCCGAAGTTCGATTCGGCCGGCCAGGCCGTCGGCGGCTTCGCGCCCGTAGCGCTGGTGCGGACCAGCGCTGCGCACATCGCGCCGTCGGCGGGCGAGAGCACGAGCTTCGACCAGAACCGCAAGGTCGGCTTCCTGACGCGGCCGGCCGGCAACGCCGTCAGTCTCGAAGAGGAAATGCTGAAGGTCTCCGCCAACCAGATGGACTATGCCGCCGCGACGTCGCTCTACGGCAAGAGCCTGCATCTGTTGAAGACGGCGATCGGCAAGGGCTGA
- the fliE gene encoding flagellar hook-basal body complex protein FliE → MASPISAANAYANSARVLDTGGSSNAFGSLGRVRDVLGNGTGADKGGPSFSAVLKDAIGSVMETGRKSDTQAVAMAAGKANVMDVVTAVAETDVAVSTLVSVRDRVIQAYEDVMKMTI, encoded by the coding sequence ATGGCCTCCCCAATTTCCGCAGCGAATGCCTATGCGAACTCCGCCCGCGTGCTCGACACCGGCGGCTCGAGCAATGCCTTCGGCAGTCTTGGGCGCGTGCGCGACGTGCTCGGCAACGGCACCGGCGCCGACAAGGGCGGTCCGTCGTTCAGCGCGGTGCTGAAGGATGCGATCGGCAGCGTCATGGAGACCGGACGCAAGTCCGACACCCAGGCGGTCGCGATGGCTGCGGGCAAGGCGAACGTGATGGATGTGGTCACGGCGGTCGCCGAAACCGACGTCGCCGTGTCGACACTGGTTTCGGTGCGGGACCGCGTGATCCAGGCCTATGAAGACGTGATGAAGATGACGATCTGA
- a CDS encoding alpha/beta fold hydrolase, which produces MHVLVNGVRLFFDVEGASLVADGPAMRQKPTVLLLHGGPGFDHTSYKPAYSALADIAQLVYLDHRGNGRSEDGPRESWTLAQWGDDVRAFCDIIGIVDPIVLGVSFGGFVAMSYATRHPEHPAKLILISTEAKGSSYLERRVALFEKFGGPEVGALARRRFLEAGGHKDQASVEAWKRLALPLYTRKRRDPDMVARTLLRPEVLQWFTRPGGEVTSFDLLPDLHRIACPTLVMGGEDDPMTPIESQADIAAALRSDIVRFERFADCGHGVVPDQPERAFAVIRDFIAGS; this is translated from the coding sequence ATGCACGTGCTCGTCAACGGGGTCAGGCTGTTCTTCGACGTCGAGGGCGCATCGCTCGTGGCCGATGGTCCGGCGATGCGGCAGAAGCCGACGGTGCTACTCCTGCATGGCGGCCCGGGCTTCGACCACACCAGCTACAAGCCCGCCTACTCCGCGCTCGCCGACATCGCCCAGCTCGTCTACCTCGACCATCGCGGCAACGGCCGCAGCGAGGATGGTCCACGGGAAAGCTGGACGTTGGCGCAATGGGGCGACGATGTCAGGGCGTTCTGCGACATCATCGGTATCGTCGACCCGATCGTGCTCGGCGTATCGTTCGGCGGCTTCGTCGCGATGTCCTATGCGACGCGGCACCCGGAGCACCCGGCCAAGCTGATCCTGATTTCGACCGAGGCCAAGGGCAGCTCCTATCTGGAGCGGCGCGTGGCGCTGTTCGAGAAGTTCGGCGGACCGGAGGTCGGCGCGCTGGCGCGCCGCCGCTTCCTCGAAGCCGGTGGACACAAGGACCAGGCGTCGGTCGAGGCCTGGAAAAGGCTGGCGCTGCCGCTCTACACGCGCAAGCGGCGCGATCCCGACATGGTGGCGCGCACGCTGCTCCGGCCCGAGGTGCTGCAATGGTTCACCCGGCCGGGCGGCGAGGTGACCTCGTTCGATCTGCTGCCGGATCTGCATCGCATCGCCTGCCCCACTTTGGTGATGGGCGGCGAGGACGATCCGATGACGCCGATCGAGAGCCAGGCCGACATCGCCGCGGCGCTGCGCAGTGACATCGTGCGCTTCGAGCGCTTCGCCGATTGCGGCCATGGCGTCGTGCCCGATCAGCCGGAGCGTGCGTTCGCGGTGATCCGGGATTTCATCGCAGGATCATGA
- the flgC gene encoding flagellar basal body rod protein FlgC produces the protein MANDSSDFMRSMSIATSGLRAQAGRMRVISENIANADSTAASAGGDPYRRKVPTFTSALDRALDAKVVALGRVAPDQSSFRVKYDPSNPAADASGNVKYPNVNPLIEMTDMRDAQRSYEANLNIIGATRRMIQRTLDILKT, from the coding sequence ATGGCAAACGACTCCAGCGACTTCATGCGCTCGATGAGCATCGCGACCTCGGGTCTGCGGGCGCAGGCCGGGCGGATGCGCGTCATTTCAGAAAACATCGCCAACGCCGATTCGACCGCCGCCAGCGCCGGTGGTGATCCGTATCGCCGCAAGGTTCCGACATTCACCTCGGCGCTCGACCGCGCGCTCGACGCCAAGGTGGTGGCCCTGGGAAGGGTCGCGCCCGATCAATCTTCGTTCCGCGTCAAGTACGATCCGAGTAACCCGGCCGCGGATGCGTCCGGCAATGTCAAGTATCCCAACGTCAATCCGCTCATCGAAATGACCGATATGCGCGACGCACAGCGGTCCTACGAGGCGAATTTGAACATCATCGGCGCCACGCGCCGCATGATCCAGCGCACACTCGACATTCTCAAGACCTAG
- the fliQ gene encoding flagellar biosynthesis protein FliQ: MTGAETLDVARDAIWTIVIVSSPLMVVGLVVGVVVSLFQALTQIQEQTLVFVPKIIAIFVTLLLALPFMADALHSHMMRISSRIIGG; the protein is encoded by the coding sequence ATGACGGGAGCTGAAACGCTCGATGTGGCGCGGGACGCAATCTGGACCATCGTGATAGTCTCTTCGCCATTGATGGTGGTCGGTCTCGTCGTCGGCGTGGTCGTGTCGTTGTTCCAGGCGCTGACGCAGATCCAGGAGCAGACGCTGGTGTTCGTGCCGAAGATCATCGCGATCTTCGTGACGCTGCTGCTGGCGCTGCCGTTCATGGCCGACGCGCTGCATTCGCACATGATGCGGATCTCGTCGCGAATCATCGGCGGATGA